In Ruania zhangjianzhongii, the following proteins share a genomic window:
- a CDS encoding DeoR/GlpR family DNA-binding transcription regulator: MRRARIATYVESMRQASIHDIAGEFDVSPDTIRRDLIALDKDGLVARTRGGAIANSAVNSPDRELRIRQQLQDVEKKRIGALAATLINNSAVAALNGGTTTLAVARSLTDHRELTVATNNLSIPFEIPPQAVRNLYVFGGDVRFSSQVTVGPAAFPDLGNPGSVHFDVAVIGVGGITVEGYSVSTLAEASMMRHLISRSSRVIVVADATKYNRPQFALVAPLDAAHDLVTDALPPEDVADALAENQVTIHCDATTDGDAR; this comes from the coding sequence ATGCGGCGTGCGCGCATCGCCACCTACGTGGAATCGATGCGTCAGGCCAGCATCCATGACATTGCCGGGGAGTTCGACGTCTCCCCCGACACCATCCGCCGCGACCTGATCGCGCTGGACAAAGACGGGCTCGTCGCCCGCACCCGCGGCGGCGCGATAGCCAACTCGGCGGTGAACAGTCCCGACCGCGAGCTGCGGATCCGCCAACAGCTCCAGGACGTGGAAAAGAAGCGGATCGGAGCGCTCGCAGCGACGCTGATCAACAACAGCGCGGTCGCAGCGCTCAACGGCGGAACGACGACCTTGGCCGTCGCACGCAGTCTCACCGATCACCGGGAACTGACCGTAGCCACCAACAACCTCAGCATCCCGTTCGAGATCCCGCCACAGGCGGTGCGCAACCTCTACGTGTTCGGCGGCGACGTCCGCTTCTCCTCGCAGGTGACCGTCGGCCCGGCGGCGTTCCCGGACCTGGGCAACCCAGGCTCGGTGCACTTCGACGTCGCCGTGATCGGCGTCGGTGGAATCACCGTGGAGGGGTACTCGGTGAGCACGCTTGCCGAGGCCTCCATGATGCGGCACCTGATCAGCAGATCCTCCCGGGTGATCGTGGTGGCGGACGCAACGAAGTACAACCGGCCCCAGTTCGCGCTCGTGGCACCTTTGGACGCGGCCCACGACCTTGTCACGGATGCGTTGCCACCGGAGGACGTCGCGGACGCTTTGGCGGAGAACCAGGTCACCATCCACTGTGATGCGACGACCGATGGAGACGCCCGATGA
- a CDS encoding ketose-bisphosphate aldolase: MTLISGARILGPASEHGFAVPALNLSDYGMLMAAFETCEELKSPLMVALGPKEGRWIGEDFIPAILRRAERSSIPAVLHWDHGASLAEVVRAIRLGYTSVMIDASLEPFEQNVEITSKVVEIAHAAGVSVEGELGTIGKITGADEGGTDDILYTVPAEAKEFAERTGIDSLAIAIGTRHGIYPKTLKPELRLELLDEIDALLDIPLVLHGGSDNPDSEIREACQRGINKVNISSDIKKAFYGGMRTVLEDHSLLDPRLIVPTAMDAASELVRHKVDLFGSASTTSYYN; encoded by the coding sequence ATGACACTCATCTCCGGCGCCCGGATCCTCGGACCTGCGAGCGAACACGGGTTCGCCGTACCTGCGCTGAACCTGTCCGACTACGGCATGCTGATGGCGGCGTTCGAGACCTGCGAGGAGTTGAAATCGCCCCTGATGGTGGCCCTTGGTCCGAAGGAGGGCCGCTGGATCGGTGAGGACTTCATCCCCGCGATCCTGCGCCGTGCGGAGCGAAGCAGCATCCCTGCTGTGCTGCACTGGGATCACGGCGCCTCGCTGGCGGAGGTGGTCCGCGCCATCCGGCTCGGCTATACGTCGGTGATGATCGACGCGTCTCTCGAGCCGTTCGAGCAGAACGTGGAGATCACCAGCAAAGTGGTAGAGATCGCCCATGCCGCCGGTGTCTCCGTGGAAGGCGAGCTGGGCACGATCGGCAAGATCACCGGCGCTGATGAGGGCGGCACCGACGACATCCTCTACACCGTGCCGGCCGAGGCGAAGGAGTTCGCCGAACGCACCGGGATCGACTCGCTGGCCATCGCGATCGGCACCCGGCACGGCATCTATCCGAAGACCCTCAAGCCGGAGCTGCGGCTGGAGCTGTTGGACGAGATCGATGCCCTGCTGGACATCCCCCTCGTGCTGCACGGCGGCTCAGACAACCCGGACAGCGAGATCCGCGAGGCCTGCCAGCGCGGGATCAACAAGGTCAACATCTCCTCCGACATCAAGAAGGCCTTCTACGGCGGTATGCGCACGGTCTTGGAGGACCACAGCCTGCTCGATCCGCGCCTGATCGTTCCCACCGCCATGGACGCTGCCAGCGAGCTTGTCCGGCACAAGGTCGACCTGTTCGGCTCCGCCAGCACCACTAGCTACTACAACTGA
- a CDS encoding carbohydrate ABC transporter permease, translating into MANRRPTGHSNAAAYAYLSPTIVLLVVLMAIPIGMVIWYSLQNNVITNANPQFAGFEHYVTIFTDPQFHAAVRNTAVFVIASVAAHIVLGIGFAVLLNTDLLPNGVKTAFRTIFVLPWLLTVAIVAVLWRLILNPSGVFNYLLTQVGIIDGPKEWLSDPSLALFAVTLINIWYGYPFFMVSILAGLQGISADLYEAASVDGAGPIRRFASITIPQLRPIIISMTLLDLIWTSHQFALIWMTTGGGPLDRTEILSTYTYKLAFSQYMFSTASASAVFFLVVSALLAILYVRHQRARD; encoded by the coding sequence ATGGCGAACCGGCGACCGACCGGCCACTCCAACGCAGCGGCCTACGCCTACCTGTCTCCGACGATCGTCCTGCTGGTGGTCCTGATGGCGATCCCGATCGGGATGGTCATCTGGTACTCGCTGCAGAACAACGTCATCACCAACGCCAACCCGCAGTTCGCCGGATTCGAGCACTACGTCACGATCTTCACCGACCCGCAGTTTCACGCGGCGGTTCGCAATACCGCGGTCTTCGTCATCGCGTCGGTCGCGGCGCACATCGTGCTCGGGATCGGCTTCGCCGTGCTGTTGAACACCGACCTGCTCCCGAACGGGGTCAAGACTGCCTTCCGGACAATCTTCGTGCTGCCGTGGTTACTGACCGTCGCGATCGTCGCCGTGCTCTGGCGACTGATCCTGAACCCGAGCGGTGTCTTCAACTACCTGCTCACCCAGGTCGGCATCATCGACGGTCCCAAGGAGTGGCTCTCCGATCCCAGCCTTGCGCTGTTCGCGGTCACCCTGATCAACATCTGGTACGGCTACCCGTTCTTCATGGTCAGCATCCTCGCCGGCCTGCAGGGCATCTCCGCCGACCTGTACGAGGCGGCTTCCGTCGACGGTGCGGGCCCGATACGCAGGTTTGCCTCGATCACGATCCCGCAGCTGCGCCCGATCATCATCTCGATGACGCTGCTCGACCTGATCTGGACCTCTCACCAGTTCGCCCTGATCTGGATGACCACGGGCGGGGGACCACTGGACCGGACCGAAATCCTCTCCACGTACACCTACAAGCTCGCCTTCTCCCAATACATGTTCTCGACGGCGTCCGCTTCCGCAGTCTTCTTCCTGGTGGTCTCGGCGCTGCTGGCCATCCTCTACGTCCGGCACCAGCGAGCGAGGGACTGA
- a CDS encoding carbohydrate ABC transporter permease, producing MTTTTTQTAQTTARTAVGQGKEPSRLTNQQRRRIARGLTLVGLVLGALFAGSPILWMLVSAFKANPEIFAYPPQLITENSSLQPFLAILQDPRQMRFFFNSYVVALSVVALTLLVAVHAAYAFSRYDFPGKNIVNVLVIAVQAVPPITLLIPYFGLMVVLGLYDTYAGLILTYIVFTLSYAIIMMTGYFNTLPRELDEAARVDGTSSFGALWRILIPIAVPGLVSVGLYTFMIAWNEYLFALTLTRTDDMRTVPIGIQLLMGQHSYDWNQMMAMSVLGSLPVIVLFIFFQRFFIGGMTSGSVKN from the coding sequence ATGACCACAACCACCACCCAGACTGCGCAGACCACCGCAAGGACGGCCGTCGGGCAGGGAAAAGAACCCAGCAGACTGACCAACCAGCAGCGCCGACGTATCGCACGGGGACTCACCCTGGTGGGCCTTGTCCTCGGCGCACTGTTCGCCGGCTCACCGATCCTGTGGATGCTGGTGTCCGCATTCAAGGCCAACCCCGAGATCTTCGCCTACCCGCCGCAGCTGATCACGGAGAACTCGTCCCTGCAGCCATTCCTGGCGATCCTGCAGGACCCCCGCCAGATGCGGTTCTTCTTCAACTCCTACGTCGTGGCGCTGTCCGTCGTGGCACTAACCCTGCTGGTCGCCGTGCATGCGGCCTACGCCTTCAGCCGGTATGACTTCCCCGGGAAGAACATCGTCAACGTGCTGGTGATCGCCGTGCAGGCAGTGCCGCCGATCACGCTGCTCATCCCGTACTTCGGGCTGATGGTGGTGCTCGGGCTCTACGACACCTATGCCGGTCTGATCCTCACCTACATCGTGTTCACCCTGTCCTACGCGATCATCATGATGACCGGGTACTTCAACACGCTCCCGCGGGAGCTGGACGAGGCCGCCCGAGTCGACGGCACCTCCTCGTTCGGCGCGCTGTGGCGCATCCTCATCCCGATCGCGGTGCCCGGGCTGGTCTCGGTGGGGCTGTACACGTTCATGATCGCGTGGAACGAGTACCTGTTCGCGCTCACCCTCACGCGCACCGATGACATGCGCACCGTCCCGATCGGCATCCAGCTGCTGATGGGCCAGCACTCCTACGACTGGAACCAGATGATGGCGATGAGCGTGCTCGGCTCCCTGCCGGTGATCGTGCTGTTCATCTTCTTCCAACGCTTCTTCATCGGCGGCATGACGTCCGGCTCTGTGAAGAACTGA
- a CDS encoding ADP-dependent glucokinase/phosphofructokinase, with translation MTETSYRAARTVHEWAGFYHALVVRRSALVAGAGPIVTGFSATTDALHRITGASLTRLLTAGPSGSEIFDAGLGTLGGWLAEGRDGELFIDDVGGEPLLEALVGMAEKVQCGGTSVQASWSWSQLGLHPLLALLNRNPRQLGATPAGVRLATADGGVPVHSITPVAGMSVPSNHVLELSAGLTGAGVQVQRSSRITVVFARKRLQLDEAFLRISPSAVRGGVGMVSGLNGLGRAREKVLPIVADTVAAWNDGGARLVHLELAEYASPGELAQVMTAVGPHVHSVGMNASELERLVGGGDPAQRAAEFAAAHGLLRVVVHGDHWAMSVHRADPEREELALGAGSLAAANRAANGEPQAEWAVPVRARFSSELPVAGRLDGGYRMTIVATPYLTTPRSTIGLGDTFVSGDLLVQANPLDLNRHRRTLSWNTRRP, from the coding sequence ATGACCGAGACTTCCTACCGAGCTGCGCGGACGGTGCACGAGTGGGCGGGGTTCTATCACGCGCTCGTGGTCCGCCGATCGGCGTTGGTGGCCGGCGCGGGCCCGATCGTGACCGGGTTTTCCGCGACCACCGATGCCCTGCACCGGATCACCGGCGCCTCGCTCACGCGGCTGCTCACCGCGGGGCCGAGCGGGTCCGAGATCTTCGATGCAGGGCTGGGGACGTTGGGGGGCTGGCTGGCGGAGGGACGCGACGGTGAGTTGTTCATCGACGATGTGGGCGGCGAACCACTCCTCGAGGCGCTGGTCGGCATGGCCGAGAAGGTGCAGTGCGGTGGCACATCGGTGCAGGCGTCATGGAGCTGGTCCCAGCTGGGGCTGCACCCCCTGCTCGCCCTGCTGAACCGCAACCCTCGGCAGCTCGGGGCCACTCCCGCAGGGGTGCGCTTGGCCACTGCTGACGGCGGGGTGCCGGTGCACAGCATCACTCCGGTGGCGGGCATGAGCGTGCCGTCGAACCATGTTCTGGAGCTGTCGGCTGGCCTCACCGGCGCAGGGGTCCAGGTACAGCGTTCGAGTCGCATCACCGTGGTCTTCGCCCGCAAACGCCTCCAGCTGGACGAGGCATTTCTCAGAATCTCGCCGAGCGCCGTACGCGGTGGGGTAGGCATGGTGTCCGGACTGAATGGCCTCGGCCGTGCGCGCGAGAAAGTATTGCCGATCGTGGCCGACACGGTGGCGGCGTGGAACGATGGCGGTGCCCGCCTGGTGCACCTGGAGCTCGCCGAGTACGCGAGCCCCGGCGAGCTGGCGCAGGTGATGACTGCCGTGGGGCCGCACGTGCACTCGGTGGGGATGAACGCGAGCGAGCTGGAGCGGCTCGTGGGTGGGGGAGACCCGGCACAGCGCGCCGCCGAGTTCGCCGCGGCGCACGGGCTGCTCCGGGTGGTGGTGCATGGCGACCACTGGGCAATGAGCGTGCACCGCGCCGATCCTGAGCGTGAGGAACTGGCGCTGGGTGCGGGCAGCTTGGCGGCTGCCAACCGCGCCGCGAACGGTGAGCCGCAGGCCGAATGGGCCGTGCCCGTGCGGGCGCGATTCTCCTCGGAGCTACCCGTGGCCGGTCGTCTGGACGGCGGTTACCGGATGACCATCGTTGCCACGCCCTATCTGACCACGCCGAGATCCACGATCGGGCTGGGGGACACCTTCGTCAGCGGTGACCTGCTGGTGCAGGCCAACCCCCTCGATCTGAACCGACACAGGAGAACACTTTCATGGAACACCCGCAGACCCTGA
- a CDS encoding ketose-bisphosphate aldolase: MLLTGNELLQPAAANNFAVPAFNISDYSMMNAVFEACEEKKSPHIIAIHPDEVAHIGRDVLPAIIDRARVSSAPTAIHWDHGATFEQALQAIQYGFTSVMIDASLEPFEENVALSKRVVDVAHAVGVSVEAELGTIGKTDGYAEAGTDDIIYTVPADAVRFVQETGVDSLAVAIGTRHGLYPSTLTPELKLDLLDEIDAAVDAPLVLHGGSNNPDAEIREACRRGINKVNISSDIKVAYFQAMREVLRDTGHREPNVIQPPCEAALKTVAAAKIDLFGAAGKASLY; this comes from the coding sequence GTGCTGCTCACCGGAAACGAGCTCCTCCAGCCCGCCGCTGCGAACAACTTCGCCGTGCCGGCCTTCAACATCAGCGACTACTCGATGATGAACGCCGTGTTCGAGGCCTGTGAGGAGAAGAAGTCCCCGCACATCATCGCGATCCACCCCGACGAGGTCGCGCACATCGGGAGGGACGTGCTGCCCGCGATCATCGACCGCGCCAGGGTGTCCTCGGCGCCCACCGCGATCCATTGGGATCACGGCGCCACCTTCGAACAGGCACTGCAGGCGATCCAGTACGGCTTCACCTCGGTGATGATCGACGCGTCCCTCGAGCCGTTCGAGGAGAACGTGGCGCTCTCGAAGCGCGTAGTGGACGTGGCCCACGCGGTGGGCGTCTCGGTGGAGGCCGAGCTGGGCACGATCGGCAAGACCGACGGCTATGCGGAGGCCGGCACCGACGACATCATCTACACCGTGCCGGCGGATGCGGTGCGATTCGTGCAGGAGACCGGGGTGGACTCGCTTGCGGTGGCGATCGGTACCCGACACGGCCTCTATCCCTCGACGCTCACGCCAGAGCTGAAGCTTGACCTGCTGGACGAGATCGACGCGGCCGTGGACGCCCCGCTGGTACTGCACGGCGGCTCGAACAACCCCGATGCCGAGATTCGGGAGGCGTGCCGGCGCGGCATCAACAAGGTCAACATCTCCTCAGATATCAAGGTGGCCTACTTCCAAGCGATGCGGGAGGTGCTGCGGGATACCGGCCACCGCGAGCCGAACGTGATTCAGCCGCCCTGTGAGGCGGCGCTGAAGACCGTGGCCGCAGCGAAGATCGACCTGTTCGGCGCTGCCGGCAAGGCCTCGCTCTACTGA
- a CDS encoding ADP-dependent glucokinase/phosphofructokinase has protein sequence MGAESEVLLGMGGCVDHEVRWDAAVIEKLVREHRISAAELSEPGHPGEGGSVHGEREMLLVLLSQLVRGSGSERFVDEPTALLTFSRRFPVRKSLGGSSVRAAVALDRLGLSSTLHLVSIDDDVRRLLPRSATYMCSARLDSTHPHVIVQYPAGARVRVGEEVLEAPQANRLIFVNDPPNSELRIAPEFGLAVSAARVIVISGFNTMAGLEAVGERAGQVREHLAGRTPGAVVVYEDAGFHHDDQREVVLRTLRDGVDIWSMNEDEAQHYLGRELDLLDPAQVVTAVDELHDLVTVPTLVLHTRYWALAHGPRDLRAALALGISTASARYVHGDDWQPTERDAIAGMSATGEAERAAADIEAGLGSTAVAAVPGLEVAEPTTIGLGDTFLGGLVAGLVQS, from the coding sequence ATGGGTGCGGAGTCCGAGGTGCTGCTCGGGATGGGCGGCTGTGTGGATCACGAGGTGCGCTGGGACGCGGCCGTGATCGAGAAACTGGTGCGTGAGCACCGGATCTCCGCCGCTGAGCTCTCCGAGCCGGGGCATCCGGGTGAGGGCGGCAGCGTGCACGGCGAGCGCGAGATGCTCCTTGTGCTGCTCTCCCAGCTCGTCCGGGGCAGCGGGAGCGAGCGCTTCGTTGATGAGCCGACGGCGTTGCTCACGTTCTCCCGCAGGTTTCCGGTTCGCAAGAGCCTGGGTGGGTCCAGCGTGCGCGCCGCCGTCGCGCTGGACCGCCTCGGCTTGTCCTCGACGCTGCACCTGGTCTCGATTGACGACGACGTTCGCCGTCTGCTGCCGCGCTCCGCGACGTACATGTGCAGTGCGAGGCTGGACTCGACCCACCCGCACGTGATCGTGCAGTACCCAGCGGGCGCGCGCGTACGGGTGGGCGAGGAGGTTTTGGAGGCGCCGCAGGCCAACCGGCTCATCTTCGTGAACGATCCGCCGAACTCCGAGCTCCGGATCGCACCAGAGTTTGGCTTGGCCGTGAGTGCTGCCCGGGTGATCGTGATCTCCGGGTTCAACACGATGGCCGGTCTCGAGGCGGTGGGCGAACGCGCGGGACAGGTGCGCGAGCATCTGGCCGGGCGCACCCCTGGCGCCGTGGTGGTGTACGAGGACGCAGGGTTCCACCACGATGATCAACGAGAGGTGGTGCTACGGACCTTGCGTGACGGCGTCGATATCTGGTCCATGAACGAGGACGAGGCGCAGCATTATCTGGGCCGGGAGCTGGACCTGCTTGACCCGGCTCAGGTCGTGACTGCGGTGGACGAGCTGCACGATCTCGTGACGGTCCCGACCCTGGTCCTGCACACTCGATACTGGGCGCTCGCCCACGGACCCAGAGATCTTCGCGCAGCCTTGGCTTTGGGAATCTCGACGGCGAGCGCACGGTACGTCCATGGCGATGACTGGCAGCCCACTGAGCGGGATGCGATTGCCGGCATGTCCGCGACTGGGGAGGCGGAGCGCGCGGCAGCGGACATCGAAGCCGGGCTGGGCAGTACGGCGGTGGCAGCCGTGCCTGGGCTGGAGGTCGCCGAGCCCACGACGATCGGCCTGGGCGATACCTTCCTCGGCGGACTCGTGGCCGGGCTGGTGCAGTCATGA
- a CDS encoding ABC transporter substrate-binding protein: MNSAVRSRKTSRRHPSQVGLALLGVIALAAGCGGGGEGGGADGEVTIEFMQWWEPELPDGAFQSLIDQFEEENPGINVEVLSGPYASIKDQVIAGSASGTMPDVLGLDGAWVNDFATQGSIANLSEAMSEAGYDDSQLAAQVQMDSSTYMIPVVNFAYPMFVNNELLEEANVEEIPTTRGEFVDAAQAVTDATDASGFVAALGLEKPNGVQIDILPWAWASGATMLTEDGAPAINNPDIVENIEFIKSMWDDGLIVPGGLTMAEQDKVEEFTNGRVAMMISSLAHINLIRENNPDLDFSVAPVPVTEGYTGESGVRYASWGIGMSASTEHPEESWKLIEFLLSEGANGELAGYANGFPGNVNVTPDFSDSDPLFEDAFEIWQAGYPVSEFTGLPMADELMRVLDEQLQQVLAEDRPVDDALGDVQTEWEGMF; this comes from the coding sequence ATGAACAGCGCTGTTCGTTCGCGTAAGACCTCGCGGCGCCATCCGAGCCAGGTCGGGCTCGCCCTGCTCGGCGTCATTGCCCTGGCCGCCGGCTGCGGCGGTGGCGGCGAGGGTGGGGGAGCCGACGGGGAAGTCACCATCGAATTCATGCAGTGGTGGGAGCCCGAGCTTCCCGATGGCGCCTTCCAGTCCCTCATCGATCAGTTCGAGGAGGAGAACCCCGGCATCAACGTGGAGGTCCTTTCCGGTCCGTACGCCTCCATCAAGGACCAGGTCATCGCCGGGTCGGCGTCGGGCACGATGCCGGACGTCCTGGGCCTGGACGGTGCCTGGGTGAACGACTTCGCCACGCAGGGCTCCATCGCGAACCTCAGCGAGGCGATGTCCGAGGCCGGCTACGACGACTCCCAGCTGGCCGCACAGGTCCAGATGGACTCGTCCACCTACATGATCCCGGTGGTCAACTTCGCCTATCCGATGTTCGTGAACAACGAGCTTCTCGAGGAAGCGAACGTCGAGGAGATTCCCACCACTCGCGGTGAGTTCGTCGACGCGGCGCAGGCCGTCACCGACGCCACCGACGCCAGTGGCTTCGTCGCCGCACTCGGTCTGGAGAAGCCGAACGGTGTGCAGATCGACATCTTGCCGTGGGCCTGGGCTTCCGGCGCCACGATGTTGACCGAGGACGGCGCTCCTGCGATCAACAACCCCGACATCGTCGAGAACATCGAGTTCATCAAGAGCATGTGGGATGACGGGCTGATCGTCCCGGGCGGGCTGACCATGGCCGAGCAGGACAAGGTCGAGGAGTTCACGAACGGCCGTGTGGCGATGATGATCTCCTCCCTGGCGCACATCAACCTGATTCGGGAGAACAACCCCGACCTGGATTTCTCGGTCGCTCCGGTTCCGGTGACTGAGGGCTACACCGGCGAGTCCGGTGTCCGGTACGCCTCCTGGGGCATCGGGATGTCGGCCAGCACCGAACACCCCGAGGAGTCCTGGAAGCTCATCGAGTTCCTGCTCAGCGAAGGCGCGAACGGTGAGCTCGCCGGATACGCCAACGGCTTCCCCGGCAACGTGAACGTCACCCCGGACTTCAGTGACTCCGACCCGCTGTTCGAGGACGCGTTCGAGATCTGGCAGGCCGGGTACCCGGTGAGCGAGTTCACCGGGCTGCCGATGGCCGATGAGCTGATGCGAGTCCTGGACGAACAGCTCCAACAGGTGCTCGCCGAGGACAGACCGGTGGACGACGCACTGGGTGACGTCCAGACCGAGTGGGAAGGGATGTTCTAG
- a CDS encoding sulfatase family protein, whose amino-acid sequence MTTSGRRPHVVLVMTDQQRYDTIAALGYPHMVTPNLDRLASEGVAFERNYVTAPSCTPSRASFFTGLYPSGNGVFRNDDPWPRTWVEDLSGSGYRCVSIGKMHTYPYEAPTGFHERHVVENKDRGTPTVPFFFDNWDKALHVSGVVKPDRRTLRSRPDYQERLGAFEWTLPEHLHADAFVGSLACRWLEEYPGEEPFFLQIGFPGPHPPYDAPQRLIDQYADRELPPVVRTSEEFAAMPPQIATVRREHLSNDHDSIVHLENPTPEQLRRQRAHYYANVTLIDEQIGELFEALERRGVLEDTVVIFTSDHGDALNDHGLSQKWTMYDPSVRVPAIVHGPAYIQPREPIKTPISHFDLGATILELAGIEQRPGVAARSVLPVLQGDSEWNSRDYVFAEQARDSIQQDSEMMTMIADARWKLVCFTDADDGQLFDLEADPEELHDLWDNPDAAEVKTALLARVAAWRTEVLLSSREWWNELVH is encoded by the coding sequence ATGACCACGTCCGGGCGACGACCCCACGTGGTGCTGGTCATGACCGACCAGCAGCGGTACGACACGATCGCCGCCCTCGGCTACCCGCACATGGTGACGCCGAATCTGGACCGGCTCGCCTCCGAGGGTGTGGCCTTCGAGCGCAACTACGTGACCGCGCCGTCCTGCACACCCTCTCGCGCTTCCTTCTTCACCGGGCTGTACCCGTCCGGCAACGGTGTCTTCCGCAACGACGACCCCTGGCCACGGACCTGGGTCGAGGACCTGTCCGGGTCGGGCTACCGGTGCGTGAGCATCGGCAAGATGCACACCTACCCGTACGAGGCCCCGACCGGGTTCCACGAACGGCACGTGGTGGAGAACAAGGACCGTGGCACGCCGACCGTGCCGTTCTTCTTCGACAACTGGGACAAGGCACTGCATGTCAGCGGTGTGGTCAAGCCTGATCGGCGGACCCTCCGCTCCCGTCCGGACTACCAGGAACGCTTGGGCGCCTTCGAGTGGACGCTGCCCGAGCACCTGCACGCGGACGCGTTCGTCGGCTCGCTCGCCTGCCGCTGGCTGGAGGAGTACCCGGGCGAGGAGCCGTTCTTCCTGCAGATCGGCTTCCCCGGGCCACATCCGCCCTACGACGCGCCGCAGCGGCTCATCGATCAGTATGCCGACCGGGAGCTGCCGCCGGTCGTGCGCACCTCCGAGGAGTTCGCCGCCATGCCCCCGCAGATCGCCACCGTGCGACGCGAGCACCTCAGCAATGACCACGACTCGATCGTTCACCTGGAGAATCCGACGCCGGAACAGCTCCGCCGTCAGCGGGCGCACTACTACGCCAACGTGACTCTCATCGATGAGCAGATCGGGGAACTGTTCGAGGCGCTCGAGCGACGTGGTGTCCTGGAGGACACCGTCGTGATCTTTACCTCCGACCACGGTGATGCACTCAATGACCACGGCCTGTCGCAGAAGTGGACCATGTACGACCCGAGCGTGCGCGTCCCCGCGATCGTGCACGGGCCGGCGTATATCCAGCCACGGGAACCCATCAAGACCCCAATCTCGCACTTCGACCTCGGCGCTACGATCCTGGAGCTTGCCGGGATCGAACAGCGTCCGGGAGTTGCAGCCCGCTCGGTGCTCCCGGTCCTCCAGGGCGATTCGGAGTGGAACAGCCGGGACTACGTCTTCGCCGAGCAGGCACGAGACTCGATCCAGCAGGACTCCGAGATGATGACGATGATCGCCGACGCTCGGTGGAAGCTGGTGTGCTTCACCGATGCCGACGACGGCCAGCTCTTCGACCTGGAGGCCGATCCGGAAGAGCTGCACGACCTGTGGGACAACCCGGACGCTGCGGAGGTCAAGACAGCCCTCCTCGCGCGAGTGGCCGCGTGGCGTACAGAGGTCTTACTGAGCTCGCGCGAGTGGTGGAACGAACTGGTGCACTAG
- a CDS encoding SDR family NAD(P)-dependent oxidoreductase, protein MEHPQTLTGRRVIVTGGGVGIGLGIVRQFAAAGAQVALTTHSRAATDVVQTLAGGGLTVIGAQLDATDSAQVNTVVDDLAANLGGLDVVVNNAGGLVGRHTFAETSDEHWATVWSVNVTSAFYVSRAGLRHLGEGGRIINISSLAGENGGGNGSGPYATSKAAVDGLTRALAKEVAPAGITVNSIAPGLILDTPFHETFTPKAAQQQTIAGIPVGRPGYPADVATAAEYFARLDSGFVTGTVLDLNGGVHFS, encoded by the coding sequence ATGGAACACCCGCAGACCCTGACTGGCCGCCGCGTGATCGTCACTGGGGGAGGAGTCGGCATCGGCCTGGGCATCGTTCGGCAGTTTGCTGCCGCCGGTGCGCAGGTGGCCCTCACCACCCACAGCCGCGCCGCCACGGACGTGGTGCAGACCTTGGCCGGTGGCGGACTGACGGTGATCGGTGCTCAGCTTGACGCCACCGACAGTGCTCAGGTGAACACGGTGGTCGACGATCTGGCAGCGAATCTTGGCGGGCTCGACGTGGTGGTGAACAACGCCGGCGGACTGGTCGGCCGGCACACGTTCGCAGAGACCAGCGATGAGCACTGGGCCACGGTGTGGAGCGTGAACGTGACCTCGGCGTTCTACGTCTCCCGCGCCGGGCTGCGGCACCTGGGCGAGGGCGGCCGGATCATCAACATCTCCTCGCTGGCCGGGGAGAACGGGGGCGGAAACGGCTCGGGCCCCTATGCCACCTCGAAGGCTGCGGTGGACGGGCTGACCCGTGCACTGGCGAAGGAAGTGGCGCCGGCGGGCATCACGGTGAATTCCATCGCGCCGGGGCTGATCCTGGACACGCCGTTCCACGAGACCTTCACCCCCAAGGCTGCCCAGCAGCAGACCATCGCCGGGATCCCGGTGGGCCGGCCCGGCTATCCGGCCGACGTGGCAACGGCCGCGGAGTACTTTGCGCGGCTCGACTCGGGCTTCGTGACCGGTACGGTGCTGGACCTGAACGGGGGAGTGCACTTCTCCTGA